Below is a window of Rattus rattus isolate New Zealand chromosome X, Rrattus_CSIRO_v1, whole genome shotgun sequence DNA.
ACTGCCGGTGAGGACTTCAGCCAAGAAGATAATTTAGTTCGCATCTATTCTCAGGTGTACCAGAATAAATTCTTGCTTGTCACATCCCGGGGATGTAAGGAATGAAAGGCACCTCTTCCTGCCATACCATTGTGGAGCCATGTTACATATCCTGTAGTATACActtttaaaggtaaataaatattctATGTTCTACTTCAGAAATTGACCAAACTGTGGGTCATGTATAGAATACTGCATGCATTTTGTTAACACACACGTCACTCACTTTTTACTGACGACACTAGCCACAGACACACACGATCTAATCTCTAGCACCGTATTTCCAACAACACACTTTATATACAGTTAGAGCTTACGTTAGAAGAAATACCACAAGAGAACACAGCACTAACACAAGACGAAAATAGTAAATTGTCAATAAAGTTAGAACAGATGAAGAGGGGAAACTCCGCTCACGTCTGAAGCAGCAAACTAAAGCCAATCTTGGTTTTTGTCTCTTTTAACGCTAAAGAAAGACAGCAATCAATCTTCACACAGCAGACCTTAAGTGTACACATTGCTGTGGTTTCCCCTCAGTGTGTATACTGCTAAGATACGGAGGCTTTGGGAGGCAGCGATGGAAACCTAACTTCTATTGGCAGCCTTCGCGTTCTTTGAGGATTCTTATCCTACTTACCAAAAAACCAATAAACTTGTCAGTGACCTGGCAGTGGCCAAGTTCAGTACATTTGAGTTTTCCTGTACCTTTCTCTAACCTATTTTGTAGCTTATAGCCTAAGTGTGCTAATGTGCACGTTAAACATTTGCCAAAGAGAAAGATCTCACGTATAATTGGAACGGTTTCTGGTCTTCATGGGTTTTAGGCTATAGTTTGCTGTTTCCAGCACATGCTTCTCCCTTCTTAGATGCTTAAATTTGAGAGTGGTATGAGGCCTCTAGAGGCCTAGAGTaataagaagaaatagaaacacagtTAAGTCGGGAGAGTGTTAAAGGCCCTGACCAGATTCCTTATGTTAACACTTAGCTTGCACCCAATTGTTCCTTTAATCCCTTTTTTGTTCCCTGGAAGATGTTGTATGTGTTGTCAAATGGACTTACCACACTCATACAGGTTCTGGTTCCATTTGGATTTTGGATTTTGAGAAACAATTTTCTTTGTTACACTTTGCTGGGGCTATTgagctttcaaaataaaataagacgtTCAAGAAAAATGTTGGAAACACATTTGAAGTCTTGTTTTCTATGTAAGGATGTGagaatttctattgctatggCAAGCATTGCCACCTCTGAAGTCCCTTTAACTactaatttttctatttaaattgtaATGGAAAAATGAATGGAAGTGTGAGGGTTAACTTTAGATATGATGCCTTGTCTGAGGTTTTCACAAGTTCCAAATTAGTGAAGTTGAATTCAATAAACTTCTCGTGGACAGACTAATCTGACAGGCCATTTCAACATTATTTGGTTGTATCAACTCTACTGCATTCTGCACATGGTAATCCCACACCCTCACAGTTCACAACCGTTTACCTTTCCTCCCTTGAAGCAGCTCATGCTGGAATctgtgaggaggaagagataaAACGTCATTTCTGACACATATTCTCCTCTGCATTTGTACAGAGAACTTACAAGCTTTAGAGGGAGCCACCGGTTGAAAAGACATATATGCATGTAGGAAGGAACATATCTATCCTCATATGGAGAACCTACTTTATGTTTATTAGGGTACAGAGATAAAAGAGACTTCCTATGGATATAAAATTTATTGGCAGTGTGAGTTTTCTAGAACCTTGGCCGTTCatacttgaatttctttctttttgtctttcttctttcttcgtTTCTTCTTGAGACCTGAAAATACTGTTTACTCAAAAGATcagtttgaaataaaagaaagtaaaacacagTGGCTGTCAGAGGTCTAGAGAATTCTTATGAGCATCTCAACTCAGtcacagaagggaaagagaaaaatagtgGCCAGATTTCTTTCCTGCTGTTATtcaaaagggagacagaaaacatTTGTGTCAATCGTCCTTTTGCCACTTGCACAGTGGTTAGTCCCTGCCCCATTTAGTAGGGGAGGGAGggtgcaggagaggagagagagagagaaagaaacacacacgtTGTTTAGCTTTGTGAATATGActtatttctccatttcttcctttgacCTAGCTCCTCATTTCAGGTTTGCCCTTTTCTGGATCCCCTTTGAAGACCTAGAAGCTTTCTTTATGGTCTAACTGTACAATCCACCTTTGTTGCAGCTTGTATTATAGTCTTTTCACCATACCATGGGACTCTCTGGTACAGAAATCTGCTCCTATGGTGATCCATCCACCTAGCTCTGCTTTTTGGGCTCCATACGTGATTtgctcaatttcttttctttcagctgaACACAATATGTAGCCCCGACCCATGAGTTCCTGACCTGAAGGCCAAGCAGTCCTTATGTCCATAAGCATTGCACTTCCTTTTGTCAGagctaaagcagacatgtgatAGCTCTGGGGAGACAGGCAAAATACCACGAACAGTTCCAAAGCAGATAGCCCTTGCTTTGGGAAATCTAGAGCCTaatatgtgtatatctgtctaTATATTTGGTGGGGATCCTAAGTCCATGCTTTTCAGGAAAGATCCAAGTCCCTACTTCTTCCTTCTATTTATCTGCCATGTGGTGGGAAAGGATGCGTGTGCAACACCTTTGCCTGAAATGGTAAGCACTGGCACTAATGAGATTGTGGGCGGTGCGCTGAATAGAAAGctgctcttggtttctgtttttgtgtacAATTAAAGTTTGCCTTAGTGCTAACTTTAAGGTGAAGTAGCCGAATCATGAGAGGGGATAGCCTTGCCTTCAGTACCTCCCTCTGTGCCAGCTTCAGTTTCGCGAAGCTCAGGGTGGCTATCTTCTACAGAGGCGCTTTTCTTACAGGTTAACTTCTTCAGTACCGCCTTGATTTCCTTCTTGATGCTCTTGTGCATATAGCCATAGACATATGGGTGGACACAGCACTGCAGGAAAAAAAGCCAGATTATTATGGTGATCACCCACTGGGGTACCTGGGAATCGATATCCACCCACACAGCCAGCACTGCCAGGAAGCAGTAGGGCCCCAGAGACAGCACATAGGAGAAAATGATGATGAAGATCACTCTAGCAGCTTTGCACTCATAGCATGGAGGCAAAGGTGGGTTGCTGGTGCTGTTTCGACGACTGGGTGGACGGCTCTCTGGAATACGCATTGCCTCGACATCATCCTCGTTGAAATGGATTTCATCCATGCCGTACTCTATGTCATCTTCGCCCACGTCAATGTTGCACTGATTGACATCTCTGCGGTCGGTGTTTGCCTTTGCGCTGCTAGCCTGGATTTCAGTGCTCAGTTCCAGCCCCTCCATGCTCCCATTACTGACCTCTTCACTGCCCATGGCCGCCAGGATACTTGCACAGAAATCCAGGCTTCCTGCTCCGGTCTTCATGCTGCTGTTCTCGGCTACCATGGCACCGTCATCCAACATGCTGGTGGTTTCCTGACCACCTTCATCTTGGTCCTCAAACTCATTCTCGTCCTGGAATTCATCCCTCTTTGCTCCCTGTTCATTCTCATGCACCACAGAGTCCTTGACTCTGACCTCCAAGCGGTGGCTCTTGGCCTTATACAGGAGAGCTTGCTGCCTCCTGGCTGCACCAAACACCACTGAATAGCAGGCAATCATAACACCCAGTGGAATAACGAGGAAGGATACCACACTGACAACGGTATAGGCAGGACTGGCACCCCAGATCATGGAACAGAAGGCATTACGGTCGTCAAAAGTGGCGTGGCCCCAGCCATAGAGTGGAGGTGTGCTCTGCAGGAAGGCTGCAATCCAGGTGCCATAGAGGAGAATGTAACTACGTCGGTTGGTCATCTTGGATGGGTAGGAAAGAGGGTGGATGATGGACAGGTAACGATCTATCGACACCACCACAATGGTATTGACACTGGCAAAGGCAAATAAGTGGGTGAGGCTAACCAGGGCAGTGCAGAAGTGGATGTTGAGGGGCCAGAAGAAAGGAATGGCAGTGGACACCACCCAGGGGGCCACGAGAGCAACCTGCAGCAGGTCAGTGACAAGCAGGTTAAATATGAACCGGTTGGTCACCTGCAGCAAGTGTGGCTTACGGTGCAATACATAACCCAGCACTACGTTACCCACAAAAGCTACACCAAGGATGACGAGAAAAACTGGGAGCGGATGATGCCGTGGCGATGCTAACAGCATCTTGGAGAGGGCAGGTACATTGGCTGCTGTTGTTTCTTGAGTACTGTTGGTGCAGCTGGATGGCATGGTGATGTCACACAGGCAGGAGAGAAGATCCAGCTCAATGTCTGCCCTAGTGGGCAGCGATGCTGCACACTATCTATATTGAGGATGAGAAAAACATGTAGGCATTCTTAGTGCCTTGCAGAGACAAGCCTCTGAGACCAGCAGCATTTCTGCAGGACCCCTTTCTTCAATCCCTGTGCAGTCCTAACCCCGATCAGAGCAGCTTCTCTGGCTCTTTTCCTAACGCTTGGGGTCTCACTGCTGGGGTCTCTTCTGTGTTAATGCTCTTTGTCTTAATTGTCCTTTCTGTTAGCAGTGAGCACTCCCTTAGCATGTCCCCTTCAATGTCTCTTGGGTTTTCTTCTATCTGGCTGACACATCTGTCTCACTGACACATGCACTCGTACTGTGTATCTGTCTGCCTATGCATCTAGAATTCTCTCTCCAATGTTATACTGGGGCACTTTTCCTCTGTACAGAATATATGCCCCTGTTTCTATGGGCATTGTCTCATCCTTCACACTCTAGTCTGTTTTTCAGTTCCCCACTGGCATGGGCATAGTCAGTCTATGTCTGGTAGTGGCATTGTCTGTCttataattctctctctccctcttgccccctcccccctgctcttCCCCCGTCcatcctctccctttctcagttctctgtctctcactgtctctcaatCTCTGTGTATTTTTTCACTAGTGAACTTACCCTATTGCTGTGTacgctctttttttttcttgggtcTCACACCAACACCTGTGTGACTACTCTTTCTCTATGCTTCTCTGtatcccttcctgtcttcctgtacTGGTGTTCTCAGTACCTAAATTCTGCTTCTTGCCTCACCTTTTCCTCTCCTGGTCTCTAACCCTCAGGTATTTCTAGGTATAAATTCTagttcatctctgtctctcattctcagcaCCCCAGTACCACTGCCAaactctttctctacctcttttaAGGGACACACATCACTGTCTCTCAGCAGCCTTCTCTGAGAGCCCACCACCACCTTAGTTTCCCCCCAGCTGGATCTTTATCTCCTTGTACCTTTCTCTGCTGACTTTATCTTGCCATGGAAACCAGTTGCTGTCTTGGCCTCAAGGGCTTTATCAGATAAAAAGCAGTTTTTCAATAGCGCAATGGTGGTTGAAGCATGCAAGGTGGATACCTATTACCCTGCCCCATGTCCAAAATTCACTATATTCTCCAAAATTCACTATATTCTCCAAAATTTACTATATTCTCCAGCGGGCTATCAGTGTCACCCGGAGGACTGGAGGTGAGGGGAGCGAGCTGGGAAGAATGAAAATAGGGAAAGAGCCAGGTGTGAGCAAGGACAGGAGCAGGGGTCTGAGAGGGCGAGAGTGAGATACCCCAAGaggtagagagaaaaagaagagaaatgggagaCATAAAGAAAAGTGAGAGATTGGTTTAGAAGGAGAACCAAGAAGGAACAGATAAAATCTTAAGagtgggagggggggagggagaatgggagagagtaGGGGGACAGTAGGAAACGGGGCatggaaagatggagaaagagctaaacagaataagaaaagagGTTGAGAAGAGAGATTGtaggaaaggaaacaagaaaattagGTAGGAAGAGAGGATACATTAGAGAAAGTGCCCAGGATATTCAAGGGCAACCTGAGAGCCCTAGCTGACCGACCGGCGCGTGCCACCTTAGTAACCTCTAGACTTGGCAAAGGGGTGCTCTGGCACTTGGGGTAGGGGACCGTTTGGGATATAGGACTCGCTAAAACCAGAGCGGAAGCCCGCAGCTTACCTGTTGCTGCAGGAGGCTTCGCGcagcaggagctggggaccgatccctcGGGGCTCGCCGCGCTGTCTGGCCACCTTTCGGGGCACAGGCGGCTGCGAGCTCGCACCGAGTGGAAGGAGCAGCGGTCGCGGCGGGAGCGGGGCACTGAGCCTATGCCCGCACGTCCAGCCAGCGTACAGCGCACAAGCTCTGAGCTGTGGCGGGGGCGCGCGGCTTCTTAAGGCATCGCGGTGCCCTCACCTTGAGGcgccccccctcccctctgtccccgCCCGCGCTGGTGACGCACGAGGCCCGAACCCAGAGGAGCTAAGCTGGTGGCAGCGGCGGTGGAgcgggaaggagggagggaggatgactCGCGATGGACCCACACAGATTCTGTCACCCTGCATCCAACTGCAGGCACTCTGATGCTCACAGACTGGAGTTGTCACCAGGGCGATTTTCATGCAAACCCTAGCTTCTAGCCTTTAGCTCCTAGCCCCTGGATTTTGGGCAGAGTCACTGCCACTGACTTTCAGAGTATTTATAAAGAGAGGTTGAGAGATTCTACTCTTGATCTCTGAAGACCTTCCCCCAAACATGGGCTGTCTTAGATTCTCAGAGAGGAATCACCACGGCTTTGATTTTTCACTAGCTCCTATAAACAACAGTGTCTTACCTGTAGGCTTCAGGACCATACCACATGCCATCTTAGTTAGACAAGCTGGGTAATTTATCCACACTATCTGTTTAAAGCCTGTTTGCCAGTCTCTCTgcgtctgtttctgtctctgtctctttccctttctccctctcccgtCTTCCCTCGTTGCCTCCCCCCTTCTTTGtccttctttttctgcttccctcttcccttcctcttccctttttcctctctccttcacccAATAACATCTTCCTCTGTTTTCAGATGCAGCAGAACAGAAGGGTACCCCCACCTTGTGAGACAAATACTGCTCTTCTACTTcctagagacagaagcagaagccaaGACTATTTTATTTGCCCGAGTTCAAGTAGATATCACAGTTATTTGATGAACTAAAACATTCTGCTCTTTTGAAAACTTGTTGAGCATATATGTAGTAGCAGGCCAGAGGAGGAACCTTCTTAGGATAAGGGAGCATCCGGGAAGGTGTCTTTTTGATGGATCAGGGAGTGTTTTCACTTGGCTGCTTCTAAGAGAGGAGGaaatttcttgtaggcagcaaagGAGACAGATGCTCTGTTACATAGAAGTGCATGGTCAGAGATAGGGCTGCATGCCAAGGTTGGGAAATACAGAAGAAAGGCTGTGTGGCATGGCATTTTACAGACAGCCTTGGGAGACTTGGAAGGCAAATCTGAGGACTTTGGGCTTTAACGTGACAGAGAACTGTTGGAGATCTGTTCTATTATGAGCAATTTAAAGTATACACAATTATACTGAAACCAAATAACCCATTATGTTCTTTTCACTCAAGCTGAATACTGACATGTGTTAAGCCATTTGTGTTCattgatttctcttttattcacATGCAAGGCAGTGTGGTGaggtttctgcttcttcatgCTCTCCCAGAAGCACTGCTTGGGTCGAGGCAGATGGGACATTGGATGGAGAAATGGTAGAAGAGATGCTGCCATAGGAAACACAAGAAGAGCTTAACAGGGCACACAGAAGAGTCTCCAGGAAAGGAGAAA
It encodes the following:
- the Gpr101 gene encoding probable G-protein coupled receptor 101, with the protein product MPSSCTNSTQETTAANVPALSKMLLASPRHHPLPVFLVILGVAFVGNVVLGYVLHRKPHLLQVTNRFIFNLLVTDLLQVALVAPWVVSTAIPFFWPLNIHFCTALVSLTHLFAFASVNTIVVVSIDRYLSIIHPLSYPSKMTNRRSYILLYGTWIAAFLQSTPPLYGWGHATFDDRNAFCSMIWGASPAYTVVSVVSFLVIPLGVMIACYSVVFGAARRQQALLYKAKSHRLEVRVKDSVVHENEQGAKRDEFQDENEFEDQDEGGQETTSMLDDGAMVAENSSMKTGAGSLDFCASILAAMGSEEVSNGSMEGLELSTEIQASSAKANTDRRDVNQCNIDVGEDDIEYGMDEIHFNEDDVEAMRIPESRPPSRRNSTSNPPLPPCYECKAARVIFIIIFSYVLSLGPYCFLAVLAVWVDIDSQVPQWVITIIIWLFFLQCCVHPYVYGYMHKSIKKEIKAVLKKLTCKKSASVEDSHPELRETEAGTEGGTEGKAIPSHDSATSP